A genomic region of Persephonella marina EX-H1 contains the following coding sequences:
- the tatB gene encoding Sec-independent protein translocase protein TatB: MFGIGFTELVVIFVVALLVLGPKRLPEVAKTLGKFYREIKSTVDEVKSAVVEDTTKALPKEEDIIPKDLTEEKKDEWEKEFEKEIKKEEYRPKREKISFKNKSKEEKLNDAGNKES, from the coding sequence ATGTTTGGAATTGGATTTACAGAGCTTGTAGTTATCTTTGTAGTTGCCTTACTTGTCCTGGGACCTAAAAGACTACCTGAGGTCGCAAAAACTTTAGGTAAGTTTTACAGGGAGATAAAATCAACTGTAGATGAGGTGAAATCCGCTGTTGTTGAGGATACAACAAAGGCACTCCCAAAAGAGGAGGATATAATACCTAAGGATCTTACGGAAGAAAAGAAGGATGAGTGGGAAAAAGAGTTTGAGAAGGAGATAAAAAAGGAAGAGTACAGACCAAAAAGGGAAAAGATATCATTTAAGAATAAAAGCAAAGAGGAAAAGCTAAATGACGCAGGAAACAAAGAGTCCTGA
- a CDS encoding ArnT family glycosyltransferase, which translates to MFKYLIAFHLFIAFLRISYILSGYIDLSTEEAQYWLWSKHLDWSYYSKPPLIAYMNAFSTAVLGDTEIGVRINAVILGFLTAVLTYITTFTVFKDHFKDKKDLEIFAFLSSIFIYGIVGYNIASIIFLTDTPLVFFWILTVLLFYRALNEKKPLLWIGTGVSAGLGFLSKFSMVFFLPPALIYVFLKKREILRERWFYISILIASLFTIPVIVWNFQHDFVTFKHVGTLEGANIKEISIKKSFQYMGDYILGQIAINSIFLFPLFLYAIIKGFRERNKNEVIYLWLFPVTVFLFFLYVAFKKRVEANWPAFGYATLYILTFYYIFLKKFYKTALTLFTLSLISIGIMFYTPVLDRIGLGNLLPPEKDPTKRLVGWKELGERVSEIVSDLPEGRYFIFSESYHIASELAFYVKGNPQTYCINLGRRMNQFDLWEGVNRFADKNYYGVYVTEWALKKEVKNSFKKLIKHERFEVRFRGKVVRRYNIFVFEGFKRIKEIRTERY; encoded by the coding sequence ATGTTTAAATATCTTATAGCTTTCCATCTTTTTATAGCATTTTTAAGGATATCTTATATCCTTTCAGGTTATATTGATCTTTCAACAGAAGAAGCACAGTACTGGCTGTGGTCAAAGCATCTTGACTGGTCTTACTACTCAAAACCTCCCTTAATAGCATACATGAACGCATTTTCTACAGCTGTTTTAGGGGATACAGAGATAGGTGTAAGGATAAACGCCGTTATACTTGGATTTTTAACAGCTGTTCTGACATATATAACGACTTTTACAGTGTTCAAGGATCATTTTAAAGATAAAAAAGATCTTGAGATATTCGCCTTCCTCAGCTCTATCTTCATATACGGTATAGTGGGATATAATATAGCATCTATAATATTCCTTACAGATACACCTCTTGTTTTCTTCTGGATACTTACAGTTCTGCTTTTCTACAGGGCTTTAAATGAGAAAAAGCCTTTATTATGGATAGGAACAGGTGTGTCAGCTGGTCTTGGTTTTCTTTCCAAGTTCTCAATGGTTTTCTTCCTCCCACCAGCCCTGATATACGTCTTCCTGAAAAAAAGGGAGATACTCAGGGAGAGATGGTTTTATATATCAATCCTTATAGCATCCCTTTTTACTATTCCTGTTATTGTGTGGAACTTCCAGCATGATTTTGTAACATTCAAGCATGTTGGAACACTTGAAGGGGCAAATATCAAAGAGATCTCAATAAAAAAATCATTCCAGTATATGGGAGATTATATACTTGGACAGATAGCGATAAACTCTATCTTTCTCTTTCCTCTGTTCCTGTACGCGATTATAAAGGGATTTAGAGAGAGGAATAAAAATGAGGTTATCTACCTCTGGCTCTTTCCTGTTACAGTTTTCCTCTTCTTCCTCTATGTAGCATTCAAAAAAAGGGTTGAGGCTAACTGGCCTGCCTTTGGTTATGCAACCCTATACATACTTACCTTTTATTACATCTTTCTAAAAAAGTTTTACAAAACAGCTCTAACACTGTTTACTTTATCTTTAATATCAATAGGTATAATGTTCTATACACCTGTACTTGACAGGATAGGTCTTGGAAATCTGCTTCCACCGGAAAAGGATCCAACAAAAAGGCTTGTAGGCTGGAAAGAGCTTGGAGAAAGGGTGTCTGAGATAGTATCAGACCTTCCTGAAGGAAGATACTTCATATTCAGTGAGAGCTACCATATAGCATCTGAGCTTGCCTTTTATGTTAAGGGCAATCCCCAGACCTACTGTATAAACCTTGGGAGAAGAATGAACCAGTTTGATCTGTGGGAAGGTGTTAACAGATTTGCAGATAAGAACTACTACGGTGTTTATGTGACAGAATGGGCCTTAAAGAAAGAGGTTAAAAACTCCTTTAAAAAACTTATAAAACATGAGAGATTTGAGGTCAGATTCAGAGGAAAAGTTGTTAGAAGGTATAATATTTTTGTTTTTGAAGGTTTTAAGAGAATAAAAGAGATAAGGACTGAAAGGTACTGA
- a CDS encoding BamA/TamA family outer membrane protein: protein MPAIILILFFLYMSAHSFEIITNYPLPRNNIKEVYELTEDKKLIIDLLKRTGDFEEIHFTDETLYLTRKPYLKKVIITGKFSFWKKEIKAVAGLVEGFPIDIQSIHNIPVRLKQFYMDRGYPYAKIDIHFHIDEEGNGILYLNIDEGKFYKIKKVNIFYRESVSESLKEKISDLLDLEGEDFSLNKIQEKIDSIEDFLTGMDYYDALVNILSITPDNGDITLNILVDTGYRYRIIFEGNRYIPEYKLKKALTFYEEGVNFYQIGVSVENLEKLYRNAGFLDVEIIPQFKEDVLRKESIIKFVINEGERYLIEDIDLETDIDDLEKKLGKYIGLPYRKDEIRNFLAGYIEKYYQMGYLNYSLSIDEILNKEEKTVYLQISAFKGKQFILTDFKVEGYSWKGRKPEIPSPYNPEKVISIMDEIREYLKDRGYIDAQTELDAQFKETEKKIDVSVKISVKKGEPYINKTAFLYGTKHLNLKAVKRNLSQKKVFTVEEFDNELDFLYRTYLFSSITPYYNVNRKEKYVTKAFILREEKRGLFQGILGYNTDQKLKVATSIILKNLFNYGFETSAYIEKSDIRTNYSVSFGSRILPKRTSGFITFLKSYQYHKLYDLNIEGIQIQVSRRNNRWVKNSFYIERVYNRLTDQNNYAKKNFSTGKIGYRLLDDHRKPKQNPSSGYIFSLGITKELLDVEYLRFLTSFRYYRPFYFLVFTQKFSFGYTLRNLDKLPLSERFFLGGLGNFRGFGYEEVGGELKKGGKSMFLINNDIRFPVFQPFNLYGFIFFDAGNVYEDDKKLRKLYLRKTTGAGIYIPTPVGSFIFDIAYKLDKKAGEYPYRIEFSIGIQF from the coding sequence ATGCCTGCTATTATACTGATACTATTTTTTTTATATATGTCAGCCCATTCATTTGAGATAATAACAAACTATCCTCTACCAAGGAACAACATAAAAGAGGTATATGAGTTAACAGAGGATAAAAAACTTATCATCGATCTTCTGAAAAGAACAGGCGATTTTGAAGAGATCCATTTCACAGATGAGACCCTGTACCTGACGAGAAAACCCTATCTTAAAAAAGTAATAATAACAGGGAAGTTCTCATTCTGGAAAAAAGAGATCAAAGCTGTGGCAGGTCTTGTTGAGGGTTTTCCTATAGATATACAGTCAATACACAACATACCTGTAAGATTGAAGCAGTTTTATATGGACAGGGGATACCCGTATGCAAAGATAGATATCCACTTTCATATAGATGAAGAAGGGAACGGGATACTCTATCTAAATATTGATGAGGGAAAGTTTTACAAGATAAAGAAGGTAAATATCTTTTACAGGGAAAGCGTATCTGAAAGCCTTAAGGAGAAAATTTCAGATTTACTTGATCTTGAAGGGGAGGACTTCAGCCTTAATAAGATTCAGGAGAAAATAGACAGCATTGAGGATTTTCTGACAGGGATGGACTACTATGATGCTCTTGTTAATATTCTGAGTATTACTCCAGATAACGGAGATATCACATTAAATATTCTCGTTGACACAGGTTACAGATACAGAATCATATTTGAAGGGAACAGATACATTCCAGAATACAAACTGAAAAAAGCGTTAACATTTTATGAGGAAGGAGTCAATTTCTACCAGATAGGAGTATCTGTTGAAAATCTGGAAAAACTTTACAGAAACGCAGGTTTTTTAGATGTTGAGATCATCCCGCAGTTTAAGGAAGATGTTTTAAGAAAGGAGAGTATCATAAAATTTGTGATAAATGAAGGTGAGAGATACCTGATTGAAGATATAGACCTGGAAACGGATATAGATGATCTTGAAAAAAAACTTGGAAAATATATAGGCCTTCCGTATAGAAAAGATGAGATAAGAAATTTCCTGGCAGGTTATATAGAAAAATACTACCAGATGGGATACCTGAACTACAGCCTCAGTATAGACGAGATACTTAACAAGGAAGAAAAAACCGTCTACCTTCAGATATCAGCCTTTAAAGGAAAACAGTTCATACTTACAGATTTTAAAGTAGAAGGTTACAGCTGGAAAGGTAGAAAACCTGAGATTCCATCACCTTACAATCCGGAAAAAGTTATAAGTATAATGGACGAAATAAGAGAGTACCTGAAAGACAGAGGGTATATAGATGCCCAGACCGAACTGGATGCACAGTTTAAAGAGACAGAAAAAAAGATAGATGTATCTGTAAAAATTTCTGTAAAGAAAGGAGAACCGTACATAAATAAAACAGCATTCCTTTACGGAACGAAACATCTGAATCTGAAAGCTGTCAAAAGAAATCTCTCACAGAAAAAGGTTTTTACCGTTGAAGAGTTTGATAACGAGCTTGATTTTCTCTACAGGACTTATCTTTTCAGCTCAATAACCCCCTACTACAATGTGAACAGAAAAGAGAAGTATGTCACTAAAGCGTTCATACTGAGGGAAGAAAAAAGAGGTTTATTTCAGGGTATCTTAGGTTACAACACAGACCAGAAACTGAAGGTTGCAACATCCATTATACTTAAAAACCTTTTCAATTACGGTTTTGAGACATCAGCTTACATTGAGAAATCAGATATAAGAACAAACTACAGTGTATCATTTGGAAGTAGAATACTCCCAAAAAGAACTTCAGGATTTATAACATTTTTAAAAAGCTACCAGTACCACAAACTTTACGATCTTAACATTGAAGGTATTCAGATCCAGGTAAGTAGAAGAAACAACAGATGGGTAAAAAACAGTTTCTATATTGAGAGAGTGTACAACAGGCTTACAGACCAGAATAACTACGCCAAAAAAAATTTCAGCACAGGTAAGATAGGATACAGGCTATTAGACGATCATAGAAAGCCAAAACAGAATCCGTCCTCAGGATACATATTCAGCCTGGGTATAACAAAAGAACTTTTAGATGTTGAGTACCTTCGGTTTTTAACATCTTTCAGATACTACAGACCATTTTATTTTCTCGTTTTTACGCAGAAGTTCAGTTTTGGATACACGTTAAGAAATCTGGATAAACTACCTCTATCTGAAAGGTTCTTTTTAGGTGGTCTCGGTAATTTCAGAGGATTTGGTTATGAAGAGGTTGGAGGTGAGTTAAAGAAAGGTGGTAAAAGTATGTTTCTAATAAATAACGATATAAGATTCCCTGTCTTTCAACCTTTCAATCTGTACGGTTTTATATTCTTTGATGCCGGGAATGTTTACGAGGATGATAAAAAACTCAGGAAGCTTTATCTAAGGAAAACTACCGGAGCAGGTATTTATATCCCAACACCTGTAGGGTCTTTTATATTCGATATAGCATATAAACTTGATAAAAAAGCTGGAGAGTACCCATACAGGATAGAGTTTAGTATAGGGATACAATTTTGA
- a CDS encoding flavin reductase family protein: MEIKTENLEPKNIYKLMTSVIVPRPIAWISTVSPEGINNLAPFSYYAGISSDPPLVVVSIGSKEPGVKKDTWRNIEETGEFVINLVTRDLLEEMNISSIPFESEIDEFEKTGLTPAPSTYVKAPRVKESPVNIECRKYEIIQIGKMGIILGQVLNFHIRDDILNEKGYVDTTELEIIGRLGGANYCLITKENTFELKRPDKR; the protein is encoded by the coding sequence ATGGAGATAAAAACAGAGAATTTAGAGCCAAAAAATATATATAAGCTTATGACTTCTGTGATCGTTCCCAGGCCTATTGCCTGGATTTCAACTGTAAGTCCGGAGGGTATTAACAACCTTGCACCCTTCAGCTATTATGCAGGTATCTCAAGTGATCCACCTCTCGTTGTTGTTTCCATAGGAAGTAAAGAGCCAGGTGTAAAAAAAGATACATGGAGAAATATAGAGGAAACCGGAGAGTTTGTTATAAATCTTGTTACAAGAGATCTTCTTGAGGAGATGAATATATCATCAATACCGTTTGAGAGTGAGATTGACGAGTTTGAAAAAACAGGTTTAACACCAGCTCCTTCAACATATGTAAAAGCTCCAAGGGTGAAAGAGTCTCCTGTAAATATTGAGTGCAGAAAGTATGAAATAATACAGATAGGAAAGATGGGGATAATACTTGGTCAGGTTTTGAATTTTCACATAAGAGATGATATCCTAAATGAAAAAGGGTATGTTGATACCACAGAACTTGAGATAATAGGAAGGTTAGGAGGGGCAAATTACTGCCTCATAACTAAAGAAAATACCTTTGAACTAAAAAGACCAGATAAGAGGTGA
- a CDS encoding UDP-glucose dehydrogenase family protein, whose amino-acid sequence MKITVIGAGYVGLVTAACFADLGNEVLCVEKVSSKLEKLCRGISPIYEPGLSEMLQRNIKEGRIQFTDRIEEGVRFSDVIFLCVGTPQGEDGKADLSQVEEASRQIAQNMTDYKLIIEKSTVPVNTHQWVKKTVKRYIKDKSIDFDVASNPEFLREGSAIYDFMNPDRIVVGVESERARKIMEELYRPFTEKGFPLLITTPAAAELIKHASNSFLAMKISYINMIADLCEKVGADINEVADGMGYDKRIGRDFLNAGIGYGGSCFPKDVQAFIKIAEDHGLDFGLLKETEKINRSRRRKFLDRIEDVLWISKDKNIAVWGLAFKPNTDDIREAPSIDIVRELDRLGANLRLYDPKAMENFRYLFPEKENISYVEDMYDALKDADALLIITEWDQFKNADLDRVKQLMRLPIVIDGRNVYDPKMMKEKGFEYYSIGR is encoded by the coding sequence TTGAAAATCACAGTTATAGGTGCAGGTTATGTTGGCCTTGTAACAGCTGCATGTTTTGCTGACCTTGGAAATGAGGTTTTATGTGTTGAGAAGGTCTCATCTAAACTTGAAAAGCTGTGTAGAGGAATATCACCTATCTATGAGCCCGGACTTTCTGAGATGCTACAGAGAAATATAAAAGAAGGGAGGATACAGTTTACAGATAGAATAGAGGAAGGTGTCAGATTTTCCGATGTTATATTTCTCTGTGTTGGTACGCCTCAGGGTGAGGATGGAAAGGCTGATCTTTCGCAGGTAGAGGAGGCATCAAGACAGATAGCCCAGAATATGACGGACTATAAACTTATAATAGAGAAATCAACAGTTCCTGTTAATACACACCAGTGGGTAAAGAAGACAGTCAAAAGGTATATAAAGGATAAATCAATAGATTTTGATGTGGCATCAAACCCTGAGTTTCTCAGGGAAGGGTCAGCTATATACGATTTTATGAATCCTGACAGAATAGTTGTTGGTGTAGAATCTGAGAGAGCTAGAAAAATTATGGAGGAGCTTTACAGACCGTTTACAGAGAAAGGATTCCCTCTTCTGATAACAACACCTGCAGCTGCTGAGCTTATAAAACATGCATCAAACTCATTCCTTGCAATGAAGATATCTTACATAAATATGATTGCCGATCTATGTGAGAAAGTTGGGGCTGATATAAATGAGGTTGCTGATGGGATGGGATATGACAAAAGGATAGGAAGGGACTTTCTCAATGCTGGAATAGGTTACGGTGGGAGCTGTTTCCCTAAGGATGTCCAGGCGTTTATAAAGATAGCTGAGGATCACGGACTTGATTTTGGACTGTTAAAAGAGACAGAAAAGATAAATAGATCAAGAAGGAGAAAGTTTTTAGACAGGATAGAGGATGTTCTCTGGATAAGTAAGGATAAGAATATAGCTGTATGGGGACTTGCATTTAAGCCTAATACAGATGATATAAGAGAAGCTCCTTCAATAGATATAGTTAGAGAGCTTGACAGACTCGGTGCAAATCTGAGGCTTTATGATCCTAAAGCTATGGAGAATTTCAGATATTTATTCCCTGAAAAAGAGAATATATCTTATGTTGAAGATATGTATGATGCTTTAAAGGATGCTGATGCACTTCTTATAATAACAGAGTGGGATCAGTTTAAAAATGCTGATCTTGATAGGGTGAAACAGCTTATGAGACTTCCTATAGTTATTGATGGAAGAAATGTTTACGATCCAAAAATGATGAAAGAGAAAGGGTTTGAGTACTACTCAATAGGAAGGTAG
- the thiD gene encoding bifunctional hydroxymethylpyrimidine kinase/phosphomethylpyrimidine kinase translates to MILIYKALSIAGSDNSGGAGIQADLKVFSAFGVYGMSAVTSVTVQNTLGVKGSHPVPSDILFEQIKAVVEDIGVDAFKTGMLQTEENVLAVYQAVKDLRMKNFVADTVIRSKNGKYLLDKSAIETFIKRIVPLADIITPNIDEAEVLTGIEIRSVDDMIRAAKELYRMGSSAVVVKGGHLPQGDRIVDIFYNGDLYTLEYPYVRTKNTHGTGCTFSAAITACLAKGYDHLKAVRVARSYIQGAIENSLSIGKGTGSLNHFWTVI, encoded by the coding sequence ATGATCTTGATTTATAAAGCTCTAAGCATAGCAGGTTCTGACAACAGTGGCGGAGCCGGTATCCAGGCTGATCTGAAGGTTTTCTCAGCTTTTGGTGTTTATGGAATGTCTGCTGTTACATCAGTTACAGTCCAGAATACACTTGGTGTGAAAGGATCACACCCTGTTCCCTCAGATATTCTTTTTGAACAGATAAAGGCTGTTGTGGAAGATATAGGTGTTGATGCTTTTAAGACAGGTATGCTTCAGACAGAGGAAAATGTTCTTGCTGTTTATCAGGCTGTTAAGGATCTCAGAATGAAAAATTTTGTGGCAGACACAGTTATAAGATCAAAAAACGGTAAGTATCTTCTTGATAAATCAGCTATAGAAACCTTCATTAAAAGGATCGTTCCATTGGCGGATATCATAACACCAAATATAGATGAGGCTGAGGTTCTGACAGGAATCGAGATAAGATCGGTGGATGATATGATCAGAGCAGCAAAAGAGCTTTACAGGATGGGATCTTCAGCTGTTGTGGTGAAAGGAGGTCATCTGCCTCAGGGTGACAGGATTGTTGATATTTTTTACAACGGAGATCTTTACACTCTTGAGTATCCTTATGTTAGAACAAAGAACACACACGGAACAGGCTGTACTTTCTCTGCTGCTATAACAGCATGTCTTGCTAAAGGGTATGATCATCTGAAGGCTGTTAGAGTTGCAAGATCTTACATCCAGGGAGCTATTGAGAACTCGTTAAGTATAGGAAAAGGAACAGGAAGTTTAAACCATTTCTGGACTGTGATATGA
- the speD gene encoding adenosylmethionine decarboxylase: MEKTLGLHILADLYGVEFDKIDHVEDVRELLEGAVKYAGLSKLSSHFHQFYPHGATGVILLEESHISIHTWPEHGYAAIDVYTCGGKEKTFKAMEYILKVLKPKRIDEKVAERGTVPVHKEATHIEKIELETV; the protein is encoded by the coding sequence ATGGAAAAAACCCTCGGACTGCATATCCTAGCGGACCTTTACGGCGTTGAATTTGACAAAATTGACCATGTTGAGGACGTAAGAGAGCTCCTTGAAGGAGCTGTAAAGTACGCAGGTCTAAGTAAATTATCTTCACACTTTCATCAATTTTATCCCCACGGAGCTACAGGCGTAATCCTTCTTGAAGAATCACACATCTCAATCCACACATGGCCGGAACATGGCTACGCTGCAATTGATGTTTATACCTGTGGTGGTAAGGAAAAAACATTTAAAGCCATGGAGTACATACTTAAGGTTCTCAAGCCTAAGAGAATTGACGAAAAGGTTGCTGAGAGGGGCACAGTACCTGTTCATAAAGAAGCTACCCATATTGAAAAGATAGAGCTTGAAACTGTTTAA
- a CDS encoding AI-2E family transporter — protein sequence MNRSPISTTLISIASVVVIIAGLKAAQEFVVQFLLALFFAIMFLPVFKHLNALKIPKWISLLIILFINLLVVYLLALTIVTSVDELRKNLGDYQQKLNLYMDEGQKFLQKFGFHLPENINLDLLNPNMILQFMSNSLLSFGNILANAVFIIILAVFILLESDMFSQKIKMISKGRKASLLVDQFFESVIKYMKIKTVVSIFTGFFAWIFLFIFGIDFALLWGVLTFLLNFIPTIGSIIAAIPPVIIALIDGGIPLSLIVAVWYLTINMIIGNIIEPRFMGKGVGLSPLVVLLSLVFWGWVLGTVGMFLSIPLTVIAKMAFELREETRWIAILMDSEVRREEGA from the coding sequence ATGAACAGATCGCCTATCTCTACAACTTTAATATCTATAGCCTCGGTTGTTGTTATTATTGCAGGCCTTAAAGCTGCACAGGAATTTGTTGTTCAGTTTTTACTTGCTCTATTCTTCGCCATAATGTTTCTGCCTGTCTTTAAACATCTGAACGCACTAAAGATACCAAAATGGATATCCCTGCTTATAATTCTTTTTATAAATCTTCTTGTTGTTTATCTTTTAGCCTTAACTATAGTCACATCTGTTGATGAGCTGAGAAAAAATCTTGGCGATTACCAGCAGAAATTAAATCTGTACATGGATGAGGGACAGAAATTCCTCCAGAAGTTTGGTTTTCACCTTCCAGAGAATATAAACCTTGATCTTCTAAACCCGAATATGATCCTCCAGTTTATGTCAAACTCACTTCTCAGCTTTGGGAATATACTTGCGAATGCTGTGTTTATCATCATACTCGCTGTGTTCATTCTCCTTGAAAGTGATATGTTCTCACAGAAGATAAAGATGATATCAAAGGGAAGAAAGGCATCCTTACTTGTGGATCAGTTTTTTGAAAGTGTCATAAAGTATATGAAGATAAAAACTGTTGTATCAATATTTACAGGCTTCTTCGCATGGATATTTCTTTTTATATTCGGTATTGATTTTGCACTTTTATGGGGCGTTCTCACATTTCTGCTTAACTTTATACCTACAATTGGATCAATAATAGCTGCCATACCTCCTGTTATAATCGCCCTTATAGACGGTGGAATTCCTTTATCACTTATTGTTGCTGTCTGGTATCTGACCATAAACATGATTATAGGGAATATTATTGAGCCGAGATTTATGGGGAAAGGTGTAGGTCTCTCCCCACTTGTTGTTTTACTCTCACTTGTTTTCTGGGGTTGGGTTCTTGGAACTGTTGGTATGTTCCTTTCAATTCCACTTACAGTTATAGCAAAGATGGCATTTGAGCTAAGAGAAGAAACAAGATGGATAGCTATACTTATGGACAGTGAGGTGAGAAGAGAGGAAGGGGCATAA
- the tatC gene encoding twin-arginine translocase subunit TatC — translation MTQETKSPEEYEAPITEHLAELRVRLFRSLIAVFIGMIIVFTQVEIFFDIFKEPLNKAFPDLKLVALTPTESFFTALKISLLVGFVISSPFVFYQIWKFIEPALYENEKKLVVPFVFFTTIFFVSGVLFAFYGVLPLAIKFLLTFGYTQLDVEAMISVSSYISFVTRLIFAFGITFELPVILSLLARLGLVTPETLSKFRPYFAVAAFVLAAVLTPPDVISQVFLASPLIVFYELSIFMAKILYPRSERAKEQT, via the coding sequence ATGACGCAGGAAACAAAGAGTCCTGAAGAGTACGAAGCACCGATTACGGAACATTTAGCAGAGTTAAGGGTAAGGCTTTTCCGAAGCTTGATAGCAGTATTCATCGGAATGATAATTGTCTTTACTCAGGTTGAGATATTCTTTGATATATTCAAGGAACCTTTAAATAAAGCCTTTCCAGACTTAAAGCTTGTAGCATTAACACCAACAGAATCATTCTTTACAGCTTTAAAGATATCACTACTTGTTGGTTTTGTTATATCGTCCCCCTTTGTTTTTTACCAGATATGGAAATTTATAGAACCTGCCCTTTATGAAAATGAGAAGAAGCTTGTAGTTCCTTTTGTATTCTTTACAACGATCTTCTTTGTTTCAGGGGTTCTTTTTGCCTTTTACGGCGTTCTTCCTCTTGCCATAAAGTTTCTTCTCACATTTGGTTATACACAGCTTGATGTTGAAGCAATGATATCTGTAAGCTCATATATCTCATTTGTAACAAGGCTTATATTCGCCTTTGGGATAACCTTTGAGCTCCCAGTTATTCTTTCACTCCTTGCAAGGTTAGGCCTTGTTACTCCTGAAACCCTTTCAAAGTTCAGACCTTACTTTGCTGTAGCAGCTTTCGTTCTTGCTGCTGTATTAACCCCACCTGATGTTATAAGTCAGGTTTTTCTGGCCTCACCACTTATTGTTTTTTATGAGCTTTCAATATTTATGGCAAAGATACTCTACCCTCGCAGTGAGAGGGCAAAGGAACAGACATAG
- a CDS encoding ComF family protein, whose amino-acid sequence MRFFLNTLFPARCIVCGEVFYYSDQNVVCEYCIHSINQEDLEYRHSCGKKNRNCQGCLTKRIFKDIRVFKRADKSILKMISAYKFRSIKALSKVLAEIIKDDIRYYCETEGIDLVTYVPVHKKVLKERGYNHLYLILKEIFPELYISEIVKKIRNTSFQAELSALEREENLKDAFRIEDLDTVRDKRVLVFDDILTTGSTLRQIYREIRKGKPREIYGYVIAR is encoded by the coding sequence ATGAGATTTTTTCTTAACACCTTATTCCCTGCAAGATGTATTGTATGCGGTGAGGTTTTTTACTACAGTGATCAGAATGTTGTGTGTGAGTACTGTATCCACTCTATAAATCAGGAGGATCTGGAATACCGTCACAGCTGCGGAAAGAAAAACAGAAACTGTCAGGGATGTTTAACAAAGAGAATTTTTAAGGATATAAGGGTTTTTAAAAGGGCGGATAAAAGTATACTGAAGATGATATCAGCTTATAAGTTCAGAAGTATAAAGGCTCTTTCAAAGGTTCTGGCAGAAATTATAAAGGATGATATCAGGTATTACTGTGAGACTGAAGGTATAGATCTTGTGACTTATGTTCCGGTTCATAAAAAGGTTCTTAAAGAAAGGGGATACAACCATCTTTATCTTATTCTTAAGGAGATATTCCCTGAACTGTATATATCTGAGATAGTTAAGAAGATTAGAAACACATCTTTTCAGGCAGAGCTTTCTGCGTTGGAAAGGGAGGAAAATCTTAAAGATGCATTCAGAATTGAAGATCTGGATACTGTAAGAGATAAAAGAGTTCTTGTATTTGATGACATACTGACAACAGGGAGTACATTGAGGCAGATCTACAGGGAGATAAGAAAAGGAAAACCCAGGGAGATATACGGTTACGTTATAGCAAGGTAG